GAAAAGATATTGATTGGCAACAGTCCATCCTAGAAATGTTGGGAAGAATTTCCTTGGACTTAGAGGAATGGATGGACGCAAGAGATTGGTATAAGCGCGCATTAGAGTTGTTTGAACTTCGTCGTGGAAGACTTGCTGCTGAAGCAATCCAGGTGAGTTTTAATCAGCGGGGTGTAGCTCTCTATGAGCCTCTGATTCAAATAGCTTTGCTGCAAAATGAGAAAGAGACGGCATTGGAAATTGTAGAGCAGTCCAAGTCACGCGCGTTGTTGAATCTGCTGGGGACTATGCCCTTGGATTGCCCATCTAAGCAGCCCTCCTTGGTCGTGAGAGAAAAAGATCTACTTGCAGCAGAACGTGAAGTCGCCGCTTCATGGAGAAATACTAGCGAACAAGCAGTAACTGAGCGGATTGAAATCTGGCAGCGTTGGCTTCAATTGAGACGAGAACTGGAACAGGTATGGCAAGAAATGGCTCAGGAAGGAGAATGCGCAGATTATATCGCCTTGCGATGTGGAAAATCACCCGATTTGGCTGCTGTACGGAATGCATTAGTTCAATCTGGGAACAACGCGGCTACAAAAGTTGCCTTGTTAACCTATTTTGTGGGAAAAGAGACTACTTGGCTTGTCGTCATTAAGCCACATGAACCGGAGCCTTTGGCATTTGACCTCGGTGTAGAACCAGCTCACCTGCACCGCTGCGCCTTACGTCTGCTCATCGACTTCAATGGCTTGAAGCACGAGTCGATACTTTGGGGAATTGGGGATGAAACTAAAGAGGCACTGGCTCTGTCGCCGGATATCTCTAAGAAACCTCGATTACGTTTGGAAGACCCTGCAGGTGCAGGTCCACATCGCTTCTTGTTGAAGCCAGAGTACTATTACCAAATGACGTATTTGGACAAACTATCAGAAGTTCTTCTCCCAAGTCAGCTTGGCAAACTCCTCAGCGATTGCAACCTCCTATGTGTCTCAGCCCACGGTCCCCTGCACGGCTTGCCGTTCCATGCATTACGTTGGCATGATGGACGCTACCTCATCGAGAACTTTGGCGTAAGTTACGTGCCGAGTGTGGGGGTATTACGCTACTGTCAGCGCCATCACCGCGCTCGTCAGGGTAAAACGCCCAGATCTTGCTTGTTCGCAGGTATTGACGCAGTGGGAAATCAACCATTTGAACAAGACGGACAGTACCTAGCTCCTTTATTTACAGAGGTGCATAAAGGACAACAGTACTTGGCATTAGAAGGCTCAGAGGGTCCGAGAGCAGCTACCAAGCAACAGGTTTCGGCAGAGATGGAACATTTCGATGTGGTCCATCTGGCCTGTCATGGTTTGTTCGCTACTGATCGAGGAGAGAAAAATCCTCTCGAATCTGGGTTACAACTGGCAGCAAGTCCTCTTAAGTTAGTCCATCAGAGTGGATTAACTTCGGAGGATAGTTTGCTGACGGCTCGCGAGGTATTTAAACAGTCCTTGTGTGCAGACCTCATCACTTTGCGAGCTTGCTCTTCTGGCCGGAAATACGTAGAGGCTGGCGATGAATTGATGGGATTAAGCCGTGCCTTCCTATATGCAGGGGCAAACTCTTTGCTAGTTAGTCTTTGGAACGTGAATAGCCAGTCCTCCCACAAGCTCTTGGCAACGTTCTATCAACGGTGGCTTAAAGAGAATATGCCCAAGTGGAAAGCGCTGCAGCAGGCTCAATGCGACTTCTTAAACAGCGACGATAATCATTACCATCATCCCTATCATTGGGCGCCCTTCATTCTCATCGGAAACTGGGCGTAGAAACTCAACATGCAAGAGGAGGCAAAACCATGACAAATCGTACAGAACAAATCCTTGGCCTATCTCCCCGCCAAGCTCTGGCTATTATGCAGTATATGACAGCGTATCTAGCCGAGCGACGGGTTGACGATCAAAATTTTGATCCTAATCAACAGATTGAAGTACTCAACGCCGCATTCAAAGAAGCAGACTATCCACCGCTCCTAACTCCAACAGTAGAGGCAAGTGAACAGGAGGCAGGGCAAGCTGCTCAACAATTTCTGATTCTGCTGGCGGAATCAGGAGATGATAAGTTACTGGCAGAGCTGGACGGGTGGTTGACGGATCCTCCTGAAGCTGCAATTGCAGCGATCCCTCTTGTGCTTGCTGTCCCAATTGTCCTTACAGGGTGTATTGTGGCACTACAAACGAGGGTAGTTATTGAACGTACTGAATCTGGAACGTGGAGCATATATATTGAAAAGCGTTCACTAGAAGGAAAAGCCCTAGCTGAAATTGTAGGAGGTTTATTCAATGTAATTAAAGTTCTTCCAGGGAAGTAGGGCTTGATATAACCGTTCATTCCCCCAGTCAAAAATGAGCCAATTGCGCCCTTGTAGTGTATGTTAAAAACATGGCTTATCGTTTTTATCCTCAGCAGCAAAGATGCCTGGCACATCTGATTCGGAAAGCGATCACGATTACGGGAGCGATTAATCAAAAAGCGG
This region of Cyanobacteria bacterium GSL.Bin1 genomic DNA includes:
- a CDS encoding CHAT domain-containing protein; amino-acid sequence: MGQLATIYRFQKKYRQALALFRDQLVLAEQRKDIDWQQSILEMLGRISLDLEEWMDARDWYKRALELFELRRGRLAAEAIQVSFNQRGVALYEPLIQIALLQNEKETALEIVEQSKSRALLNLLGTMPLDCPSKQPSLVVREKDLLAAEREVAASWRNTSEQAVTERIEIWQRWLQLRRELEQVWQEMAQEGECADYIALRCGKSPDLAAVRNALVQSGNNAATKVALLTYFVGKETTWLVVIKPHEPEPLAFDLGVEPAHLHRCALRLLIDFNGLKHESILWGIGDETKEALALSPDISKKPRLRLEDPAGAGPHRFLLKPEYYYQMTYLDKLSEVLLPSQLGKLLSDCNLLCVSAHGPLHGLPFHALRWHDGRYLIENFGVSYVPSVGVLRYCQRHHRARQGKTPRSCLFAGIDAVGNQPFEQDGQYLAPLFTEVHKGQQYLALEGSEGPRAATKQQVSAEMEHFDVVHLACHGLFATDRGEKNPLESGLQLAASPLKLVHQSGLTSEDSLLTAREVFKQSLCADLITLRACSSGRKYVEAGDELMGLSRAFLYAGANSLLVSLWNVNSQSSHKLLATFYQRWLKENMPKWKALQQAQCDFLNSDDNHYHHPYHWAPFILIGNWA